From Ananas comosus cultivar F153 linkage group 2, ASM154086v1, whole genome shotgun sequence:
aacaCAAATAGTAGTATGAGGAGTACCTGGCTCTTCTGTTCTGAAACCAGACTTCCACTTGTCGGGGCCGCAGGTTGAGCTGCTTCGCCAAAGCAATCTTCTGCTTCTGTCATCCCATAAATCAACACAacaaaaaaagacaaataattATTTGGCAAAAACACTACaatattgttgtttttttttttggatgaaaattctaaatatttattagttaatgagaaataaaaataatttttaaaaaatagttatttgtTCAAAATACATTccaaacaaataattaaatcaTAACTAACgtcgaaaataaatttattattgttgttatttcTTGTTGTAATTGTctacattaaattatataaaataaccgTAGTTCAAAGAATGATGTGGCCGAACTCAAACtcagaattttttattatatgaaacaattgtTGTTCTTTAATAATTGCCTAAACTACAACTATCAGAAACAGAGCAGTCGATGGTAATGTTTATATATTCAACATCTACATGGCTACATAATGATAAGCAGGAGGTTTGGGTAGGCCCAAGATAGCTCTGGCCctctcaacttttcaatatttgtttAATAGTCCTCGGTATTAATTCAACTTTCTTTCTTTAGATAGTCGCGGCTCCCCTAACTTTTCAGTATTTGCTCGCTAGTACGTGTTGCCAACATAACTCTCTCTTCGTATAGGactgaaaatatattaaacatctcgaactaggctggaatactattaacaGCACCAAACTAGTGGTGCTATGAGATTTTCGGCATTtgtatgaaaaaatatacggttagaatgatgtgggcttCCTACGGTTGGGTGGGttattgattgaatagtataatccagCGGGTGAAGATAATTAAAAGGTTAAAagtaaaaaacttgatagtaccaaacgcttggtactatcgataatattctaGCCGGACTCTAAAATTTGTGTTCGCTGATGAACATACTTCATTAAATTTACCTACAAAATTTTTTCTTggacaaaaatatttatataaaaaagaaatagaatagaAATACAGCATACCGGATTAAGGGTGCTGTGCTCCTTAAAGCTCTCTTCGAGGTAGGCAGACTGCTCCTTGGAGAGGCGGAGCTTCTTCCTCGGCGAGCCGTTCTCCTCCTCGTCGCTGCCCCGCCCGCGACGCCCCGATAACTCCATCTGAAACGACACCGAGCTgttgggcggcggcgacgacgacgtcgGCGCACCCGCCCCCTCCACcatttcttcctcctcctccgacgacgacgactccgACGGCGCCATGTTCACATCAAACCCTCTTATTGAACCTGCTTCTAAATTCCCTACACACAAACgcacataaaagaaaaaaaagattatcaAAACCGCAGGGGCAGTGCTAGTCTGTATATCTGTATGTTGTGTATCTGTATGttgtatatctctatatataaaaatatataaaatttacaccttAGCCTTCCAAGTTCCAAaagctaataaaataaaaaaataatataaattccTAGATGGATGGGCGTAAAATCTGCATCTTAATAATGAGGGAGggaataaatagtatttttctaGTTTAGTGATTAGTATATGTAACAAGCCTTTTGGATGGAgagccaaaaaaagaaaaaagaaaaagaaaaacaaaatttccTCTTGCTTGGATCGAAactaaagaaagagaaagaaaggaagaaataaaagaagaaaattatttttaaattttttttttttcaaactaagaaaaatactatttattagaaataaattatgaATCAAGTCCAAGTTCTATTATCAAACAAAAAAGGAAGtagatgaagaaaaataaaaacatgttATCTGAAGTACCCCGNagagagagagagagagagagggaaactTTTTCTGgagaaaaattaatagaaacGTTGGTGAAATAACAAGCTATATACATACGAAtcatttcctttcttctttttttttttttttgttggttcttAAGCTCTTACTTACTATTCTCATAAGCCCAGGGAAACACGGGTTTTTGCTGCTGAggcaggggaggaggaggaggaggaggaggaggagccgaAGAAGGAACGAGGCTCAGCCGAATCAACTGCTCATGTGAGGCGCTTTTCCCAGCTGGTCCATGTAGCTTCTCTTCCCCTCCCTTTTTGGTTCTCGCTCCTccatcctcttcctcctcctctaacTCCTCCTCCTCTGACTCCCTTCTCCCCAACCCAACTCCCAGCTCCAAACCCAACCCTTTCCCCACCTTAACCAAACCCTTCTCCCCCACAACCACTGGCTTTGTTGGAGCCTCTCCCAAGCTCAAACCAAGCTCCATGTTACAGTACATGTGTTTGcttgtgcgtgtgtgtgtgtgtgttgtgtttCTGTGTGTGTTTTTGTGTGTCttaagcagagagagagagagagagagagggggagggagagagaggagaagggggtTTTAAAGACACAGAGAGGGGTTGGGGGAGGAAGAGGAATTTGACCGACAAACCCACCGTTGACAAAATTACACGTGACCCGGAAAAAGGAGGCATAAAATGGTGTAAAATAATGGGGTTACTTATTATAAGAATTTACTAGTGAGAAGAGAAAACAAGGGGGAcaatgctaataataataatgctaatcatcgtcatcatcatctgGGACTTACATTTCTGCCTGTTTGCTCTTTTGATATGTATTGTAGCACCCACGGCCCCAGTGAAAATTAAGCCAAATCCTCAGATATCTCTTTTGAAGCAAATTTTTaggattttggttttttttttttttagaaaaataatttttcaaagtaaaattttgttgttgctgttgttaggagaaaaaaaaaaaaagaaaaatctaaaactGTAGTTGGCTATGATGAATCTTTGATAACATtaaatgttttaaataaaatatctttgCGCTTCATTAATAGTCAATATAGGGATGTACTCTTATGACAGAATCAATCAGAAATTGGGCTCAAAACTGTACGTTTGCCAACATGTGAACAACATGAAATGGTGGAGGAGCTTTCTGTTTCTTTGGCCGccaccaattaattaataaaagagtACTTCTAGAAAAGGTCGAGAGTAGGATCAATGTTGTAACAATACTATAcgtaataaattattagatttatatactattaataataatactaagcgtttaatattattagatttttaacccttggatgaaaaaatatgcagttaggatgatagtggtcttttagagttgagtagtgatttgttgaatagtatgatctaacaaagtaaaaatgattaaagggataGATTTAAGGGTGGAAAATTTGTGAGCACTGAgtgcttgatgcttttaaaaaatactgtagacaaactctctctctctctctctctctcaatatatatatatattaaaaataatataaaattttaattaattataattttttactcaaatttttttaattattataattaaattttacaatctaatttagttgactaagtATTTATGTGATGCTAATTGAAAGTGGTCATAACAGTACTGTTATGATTGATGAcatgataataattaaaattttatattatttttatattaataacacgtcaatatttagtcaactaaattaggttATGAGATTTGATTGCAATAGGTTACAAAATTCGATCGAGAAATTGACGCACATAAAAGTTTAAGTATCAAAGTGTCAcggcctcatagtttgaggaccaagagtgtaatttagccttcgTCGCTAGCAAACGTAGCTTTCTTAATATcaatttcctctttttttttttttagttgtgaATTATTCTCCCATTTTCTCTTCATTTGAAGCTCAAGTATGTACAACTTGGTGTACTATTTATTTTTGGCTCATTGGCTTCATGATGTAATGAAAATGTATTAACTTTCTAAGCAagttaattaatatttgagTTACATTTTCACACTCAGAAGAGCAAGCTAATTAATATCACTTATATAGATAGGTTCAGTAAGAATGTGGACACCATCTTTAGTTAGCCTCCCCTACTCGAACTCTCTGAGAAAAGTTTATTTTGCGCCATGAATGTTCTTCCAAATGCAATGTTTTAGAAGGAATAAGCCGCCCCAATGCGAAGTTTTTGAGGGAATAAACCGCCCCACTATCTTAAGAATATTAACCTTATTGAAAACTTTTGGCATCTTGGAAACCAAACTATTCTCAAAGGGAGAATTTCCTCATGTGAACCTTAGTTAGTTAACAATTTTCTAATAATACGCACAAAACCTTGATTAATAACACTAAATATAGACAAGATCGATCCTTCTAGGTGAACCATATATGCATCAGACATGAATATTAATGATACATGTGATCGATACTAATTAGAAATATCGTGATCttgtcttttatatatatatatatatatatatatatatatatatatatatatatatatatatatatagagcgcgtctactatgctatcggaagcacggagccttcNatatatatatatatatagtgcgcaTTCCTATGCACATCTTACATTTGAGTGATATCGAAAAAACTGCATAGAAATAAACATTTATGAGCTGattatatattagttttataCATAAAATGCTATTGCTTATCGAGATGAGACCTGACAAATATTATACCTTTTCTTTATTCAACTTTTTAATAGTGAtgagaataaagaaaatatatatcttaGTTGCCAAATCTTGTGTGTGTTAAATAGAGGAGATCTATCGATGGAGTTGAATggacttttctttctttttacaatATTGAAAAACAGTGCTCATAGCTTGGTGGATATGGTTGTAATGTAATCAACATCTCCTCCACAAAAATAATTTGGTTAAATATATGTCAAAGaattaatctcttttttttttttttcaagttttgaaaaatagatatatGTGATCTAgtcttttgaaaatatagccTCCATCCTGAAAAGTATTATGTCGAATCtcaaaatgaaaggaaaaaCATCAAGAGATAATATTCTAAGAACATAGCATAACATTAATTTTCATGTAAGATTGTTTTTGATGTTCATGTAATTGTGTTTCATTAACTTAACATGACAATTAATTAAGTCGAAATCATACACTTTGAAATTCATGGAATCAGTCATTATGTATTCTTCATTGTTTCCTCTTATTGGTTAGCACCAATTATTAGTAGCAAAAACCTCAACAATTGACAATGAAATTTCATAGTTAAACATTAATGGTGCATTTATTTTGGGTTGACTATATTAGCCAACATGTGTAGAAATGATGGATCACCTTTAACAATACCAAGTGAATATGCAAACTATTAACACCATGATATCGCATAATCGTAATACATGACGTTGCGCTTGATAATTGCTCATTGTTTTTTATCGCTTGattcttttcttaaaatttatatttgcgtGTCGTCATTTGCTTTGCGTGTTGGCTACAACATTGAAATGGTGCTTCCCCAATTGTGAATCATGTCACAGGCATGTACGAAAGAAATATGCGAATAAAAAGGAAACACGAATCATGCTGGAAGAGATAATCTCCTTCATTTCTCTTAACAAATTTTTCATACAAAGGGAATCGATCATTGAAGAAATATGTGGCTGAAATTCACAACATGATAGAATATAATTTCATTGACAACAATATTGCCACTATGTTTTAGGAAACCAAATAATTTCGTTAAATTCATAATCATATAGAGACCATCTTTAATTTTCAATCATTGTTTTGaatcagtaaaagaacaaaataatgcAGTTAAGTTCACAATCATGCAAATGCCATTTAATTTCTTCAATTGTTAGGGATTGGTAAACGCATTCCAAAGTTATTCAATCGAAATTTAACACTATTTTGGGGCTAGTAATTGGTTGCAAAGTTTTGTTTTGAATTGACTTGGttgttattttaatttcatttcccTATTTTTAGATATCATATCTTTTGTCTTTCTATTTGCTTATGATGTTCCCAAGCTAGACCAATCTCATTTGTTTTGCTACGTGCTTCAACGTGCTCCAAtgtatactattaaaaataacaCGTCGTAGCAGTAACCTaatttctctatatatactataaaggCCTCAGCAGATATACGTgaaataaatattacaaaataccTAAGCTAGCTTCATAGTTACTATATATGCGACGAGTACGAACCATGCATGTGGCTAGGTATTATGAACAAAACACTGTTGTAGTTGTTGTTACAATCATGGCCACAGCATCCACGAGGAAACCTCCCTGAACTATAAAGCCTAAATCACTACGGCCTGAGGTGGTCACGTGCTTTGTCGCAGCATTATAAATGAGCACAATCATTTATTGTGGAACTAAAGAAGCCGTGTGTGCTGTGTTGCACCCATGCATTAATAAGTTCCTCTGTTGATTTATTAGATCCTAGTTGACACTTCTTATTTTTTCCCTctatttttcaatatatatatatatatatatatatatatatatatatatatagttgagttagaatactttcaaaagtattataaaggtggtgcttttgagttttaacTATTGGATGGAAAAATACAGAGTTGAGATGATGGTAGtaagtggaatagtgtttgatccaaagactattaATAATTAAGGGGTAGATCCAAaaactagaaacttagaagcaccaaataTACATATAGTTGAGCTATATATAATACTTTCAAAAACACCAAAGAGTTggtacttttaaatttttaacctttTGCTGAAGAAATGTAGGATTaggatgatgatggtaggtggtagtaggtggaatagtgtttaatccaaagattattaataatcaagaagtagattcaagggctaaaaatttagaagcaccaaagagatggtgcttctaaaaatattttagctcaatttatatatatatatatatatatagagagagagagagagagagagagagagagagagagagagagagagagagagagagagagagagagttgagctagaatactatcgatagcaaaatGGGCTCCGTtaccacccttttttttttcgatgatgagtctcttcaaatcaacaatcggaatcgttaaatatgatctataccacttgatgtatctagaaaccaaatttcaaattttttcaacattattaatctaatgatcaaagggtttcaaaatttataattttaatggtcgatatgaaatattttctcgtttaacagtgtaaagatattcaaatcaattgaattttgattagaaaattttttaaactatttagaacaagatctatcatttagaaataaacatagctgaaatttttatgaaacaatcatttatctttcaaatttgaaactatgtatttatatattttatattcaatatttctTTTACGTCTGAATTtgaaaacttttaaataaattcaagtttaaatactaattaattcatattttcaactaaatttatttataaaataaaataaaataaacgacgACTCCAGTAACATGTTAAAGAGTAATTTCGGGTCACCAAACTACGTCCTGATCAATCCCACTTGCTGCCATGCTGTGGGGCCCACACAACCTCCGCTATCAAATATGTGATCTTGGGTGGTGGCCAAAGAAGAGTCcacttctcttttccttttttttttttttttttttttttttttttttttttttttttttgttatgatTTTTTCAGGGGAACTGTGGGTGTGggtgtgtgggtgtgtgtggATTTTACTGTTTTACTTTTATTAGCTTTTTTACGAATAGCTGGACCTACCCGGCGGTACTGATTCGGCAGGTCGATTGGCAGATTTGGAAGGAGTGGTTTGTCCAACACCTCCAGATGCTGCCGCCAATAACCAACGCAATCAATCTTATGCCATAAAAATTTGGTGTCATTACTtatatatctttcaaaatttataaaatatcttatttatttttttacttacttTCTTGCATCATACTTGACAATCCGGTTCTgttcaagtaaagaaaaaaaaatcggtgGAGCTCACAACCAACAACATTGAAGAGAATGTTGCCATGTGGCAAGATTTTggagaaataataaatagtaataGATGTGGCGTATACAATATATACATAGTTGGCTAAAAACTAAGTGAGTGATATTTCAAGaagttttaagtttgaaatcaaattatttCATATCTTTAAGTTGAGTTtaattcttaaaattataattacagCGGAAATAAAAAATTCGCCTGCGCGTCGAATTTAATTTATGCCGGATTCAATTCGAAAAGATACCAGggttaattttgattttgaagcctttattattttatacgtAGCGGTGTATGAGTTGCTTCTATACACCGGGCGCACGCAGTAATTTTTCGAATCAGCATTAGGCCGGGAGAGAAAACCGGAGAACCGGCTAGCGCCGGTAGGAGGGACTCACACACGTCGCGCCTCGGGAGTCGCCCACAATTATTGAGCTCACGCGGGGACAGGGCAATTTGTACGAGGCGGGAGTACTCGGCCACCGGAATCACCGGCTACGACCCGTGGGCCTGATCAGCGCCGTCCGAAGCGCGGCGGTCGGACGGTGCAGATCAGGTTTGCTGCAGAGGTTGAAGCGACGAGTCGCGGAGTAGGGGATGggtccgaatccgaatccgatcAGAGGGCTTTTAATAGAAAATCTCTCGTATGATTCTCCCTCTTTACACGGCAATGTAATTAATGCACGTGTTTGTGTTTGGGGTTGGGGTCGGGAGGGGTCGGAGGAGTCAAAGTGAGTTGATGGGATGTGCCAGATCTTG
This genomic window contains:
- the LOC109725368 gene encoding homeobox-leucine zipper protein HOX11, which gives rise to MYCNMELGLSLGEAPTKPVVVGEKGLVKVGKGLGLELGVGLGRRESEEEELEEEEEDGGARTKKGGEEKLHGPAGKSASHEQLIRLSLVPSSAPPPPPPPPPLPQQQKPVFPWAYENRNLEAGSIRGFDVNMAPSESSSSEEEEEMVEGAGAPTSSSPPPNSSVSFQMELSGRRGRGSDEEENGSPRKKLRLSKEQSAYLEESFKEHSTLNPKQKIALAKQLNLRPRQVEVWFQNRRARTKLKQTEVDCEYLKRCCETLTEENRRLHKELAELRALKTASNPFYMHLPATTLSMCPSCERTTSSSSASRPSPFVSFFSKPPFHPLAAAHSMASPRQPSATS